In one Choloepus didactylus isolate mChoDid1 chromosome 1, mChoDid1.pri, whole genome shotgun sequence genomic region, the following are encoded:
- the LOC119509141 gene encoding cellular nucleic acid-binding protein isoform X2 → MSSNECFKCGRSGHWARECPTGGGRGRGMRSRGRGGFTSDRGFQFVSSSLPDICYRCGESGHLAKDCDLQEDACYNCGRGGHIAKDCKEPKREREQCCYNCGKPGHLARDCDHADEQKCYSCGEFGHIQKDCTKVKCYRCGETGHVAINCSKTSEVNCYRCGESGHLARECTIEATA, encoded by the exons ATGAGCAGCAATGAGTGCTTCAAGTGTGGACGATCTGGCCACTGGGCCCGGGAATGCCCTACTGGAGGAGGCCGTGGTCGTGGAATGAGAAGCCGTGGCAGAGGTGGTTTTACCTCGGATAGAG GTTTCCagtttgtttcctcatctcttcCAGACATATGTTATCGCTGTGGTGAGTCTGGTCATCTTGCCAAGGATTGTGATCTTCAAGAGGATG CCTGCTATAACTGCGGTAGAGGTGGCCACATTGCCAAGGACTGCAAGGAGCCCAAGAGAGAGCGAGAGCAGTGCTGCTACAACTGTGGCAAACCAGGCCATCTGGCCCGTGACTGCGACCATGCGGATGAGCAAAAGTGCTATTCTTGTGGAGAATTTGGACACATTCAAAAAGACTGCACCAAAGTGAAGTGCTATAG gtgtgGTGAAACTGGTCATGTAGCCATCAACTGCAGCAAGACAAGTGAAGTCAACTGTTACCGTTGTGGCGAGTCAGGGCACCTTGCACGGGAATGCACAATTGAGGCTACGgcttaa
- the LOC119509141 gene encoding cellular nucleic acid-binding protein isoform X4: MSSNECFKCGRSGHWARECPTGGGRGRGMRSRGRGFQFVSSSLPDICYRCGESGHLAKDCDLQEDACYNCGRGGHIAKDCKEPKREREQCCYNCGKPGHLARDCDHADEQKCYSCGEFGHIQKDCTKVKCYRCGETGHVAINCSKTSEVNCYRCGESGHLARECTIEATA, translated from the exons ATGAGCAGCAATGAGTGCTTCAAGTGTGGACGATCTGGCCACTGGGCCCGGGAATGCCCTACTGGAGGAGGCCGTGGTCGTGGAATGAGAAGCCGTGGCAGAG GTTTCCagtttgtttcctcatctcttcCAGACATATGTTATCGCTGTGGTGAGTCTGGTCATCTTGCCAAGGATTGTGATCTTCAAGAGGATG CCTGCTATAACTGCGGTAGAGGTGGCCACATTGCCAAGGACTGCAAGGAGCCCAAGAGAGAGCGAGAGCAGTGCTGCTACAACTGTGGCAAACCAGGCCATCTGGCCCGTGACTGCGACCATGCGGATGAGCAAAAGTGCTATTCTTGTGGAGAATTTGGACACATTCAAAAAGACTGCACCAAAGTGAAGTGCTATAG gtgtgGTGAAACTGGTCATGTAGCCATCAACTGCAGCAAGACAAGTGAAGTCAACTGTTACCGTTGTGGCGAGTCAGGGCACCTTGCACGGGAATGCACAATTGAGGCTACGgcttaa
- the LOC119509141 gene encoding cellular nucleic acid-binding protein isoform X3 has product MSSNECFKCGRSGHWARECPTGGGRGRGMRSRGRGFQFVSSSLPDICYRCGESGHLAKDCDLQEDEACYNCGRGGHIAKDCKEPKREREQCCYNCGKPGHLARDCDHADEQKCYSCGEFGHIQKDCTKVKCYRCGETGHVAINCSKTSEVNCYRCGESGHLARECTIEATA; this is encoded by the exons ATGAGCAGCAATGAGTGCTTCAAGTGTGGACGATCTGGCCACTGGGCCCGGGAATGCCCTACTGGAGGAGGCCGTGGTCGTGGAATGAGAAGCCGTGGCAGAG GTTTCCagtttgtttcctcatctcttcCAGACATATGTTATCGCTGTGGTGAGTCTGGTCATCTTGCCAAGGATTGTGATCTTCAAGAGGATG AAGCCTGCTATAACTGCGGTAGAGGTGGCCACATTGCCAAGGACTGCAAGGAGCCCAAGAGAGAGCGAGAGCAGTGCTGCTACAACTGTGGCAAACCAGGCCATCTGGCCCGTGACTGCGACCATGCGGATGAGCAAAAGTGCTATTCTTGTGGAGAATTTGGACACATTCAAAAAGACTGCACCAAAGTGAAGTGCTATAG gtgtgGTGAAACTGGTCATGTAGCCATCAACTGCAGCAAGACAAGTGAAGTCAACTGTTACCGTTGTGGCGAGTCAGGGCACCTTGCACGGGAATGCACAATTGAGGCTACGgcttaa
- the LOC119509141 gene encoding cellular nucleic acid-binding protein isoform X1 has translation MSSNECFKCGRSGHWARECPTGGGRGRGMRSRGRGGFTSDRGFQFVSSSLPDICYRCGESGHLAKDCDLQEDEACYNCGRGGHIAKDCKEPKREREQCCYNCGKPGHLARDCDHADEQKCYSCGEFGHIQKDCTKVKCYRCGETGHVAINCSKTSEVNCYRCGESGHLARECTIEATA, from the exons ATGAGCAGCAATGAGTGCTTCAAGTGTGGACGATCTGGCCACTGGGCCCGGGAATGCCCTACTGGAGGAGGCCGTGGTCGTGGAATGAGAAGCCGTGGCAGAGGTGGTTTTACCTCGGATAGAG GTTTCCagtttgtttcctcatctcttcCAGACATATGTTATCGCTGTGGTGAGTCTGGTCATCTTGCCAAGGATTGTGATCTTCAAGAGGATG AAGCCTGCTATAACTGCGGTAGAGGTGGCCACATTGCCAAGGACTGCAAGGAGCCCAAGAGAGAGCGAGAGCAGTGCTGCTACAACTGTGGCAAACCAGGCCATCTGGCCCGTGACTGCGACCATGCGGATGAGCAAAAGTGCTATTCTTGTGGAGAATTTGGACACATTCAAAAAGACTGCACCAAAGTGAAGTGCTATAG gtgtgGTGAAACTGGTCATGTAGCCATCAACTGCAGCAAGACAAGTGAAGTCAACTGTTACCGTTGTGGCGAGTCAGGGCACCTTGCACGGGAATGCACAATTGAGGCTACGgcttaa